ggggagggggagggggggggctcaGTTGCCGTATCTGCCTTATATTGCGTGCGAGTGTTCTCGCCTTCAACGTATCACAGTCGAGGGTGGGCGTAGGTTACGTTACGTACgtctcgcgctctctctgtgtgtgtctgtgtgtaaGAGTGTTTGTGGCTGGCTGGCTGgctgagggggaggggcgacgGAGTAAGTAGGCTGCTTTCGCTTGTTACGTCTTTATATACGTGTATCGTTTTCGGTACTCACGCAAGGTTTGACCACGCGAGTGGAGGAAGGGCGCGGCGGCTATTCGCGAGGAAGCGATCGCACAAGGGCCACGCGGAAAACAAACAACGATAACACAAGAACGCGCGGAGCTCCACGAGCGATGCTGGAGCGGGTGAGATGGGAGACACTCACGACGACGCCGATTCGAACAACACGAGCCGCAACGCGAGAGAGGACGGAACGGGTAGAGCTAACGAAGaacaaaaaggagagagagagaaacggggATGGAGAGGGAAAGGCGAACAGAAAGACATAAAAGCGGAGCTGCTACACCAGCCCACATgggtgaagggggaggagtggtggtggtggcacaGATGcgtggagaggggagaagagggggcgtGGAGGGACGTGATGGAGAGCTTGATggaggcgcatgcgcatccGTCTCGATGTGGTggatggagagagaagggaagagcaaTAGGTGGCATGCAtcggtgcacacacacacacacacaaccgtACGTCGGTGTAAACGAGGAAAAGCGgtgagtgggggggggggagagggagggattggccagcagcaccaccgccgcctttgTGTCTCTGTCTCGTTCTCTCCTCTTGTGCTCGTGGCGCCTCGGTTACACGCTTTTTGCTTTTAGACACGACATAATCCACAGTAAGTGTACCAACTTaacagcagctgctgccgcctgcgTCGGCAGTGCGCCTGTTTGCCTGGCTGTGCGTAACAGCGCTGTGGGGGGATGGAGGATGGCGTCGGGAGGACGCGGCGACAATAAAAGGGAGCGCATTGAAGAAGGGTGAGCGCCCTGCATAAAGCCGCATGCAACGGCATGCCAAGGCCGTGAAGCTGACCAAAGGGGGGCTGATTGCTGCTGTCCCCCCTGCCCTATCCCGGCAGCAGGCGTCTGCTGCATCAATCCCTCTCTACGGCTGCTCAGTGGCGTTGGCAGCccgcgagagagggagacgtcCAAATGTGGCagtcgtgcagcagctgccgccgttctATTTTCTGCTTCGCGCGTCCATGTCCGCCTGCCCGTCGCTGCCTTCCTCTCTGCACCATCCTCGCTGGATAGAGGGAGACGAAGAGGTGTTTCTCTCCTCATTTGCGAGCGGCCTCGAGATGGCGAACGGCATCGACAACAGCGAAGGCGCCAACGCGCCCGCAGCGCAGTAATGCAGAAAGACACCTCGAGGCAggtcacacacgcacaaacacgcgcacacgtacacgcacggGCGCGGCTCATGACTTGCGGTTCATCACCATCGACAGCGCGCTCTCGAGTGCGTCGCGCGCGGGCGAGTGGTGCAACTTGTGCAGCGACTCCAACCCAAGCCGGCAGTGCTCGTCCGCGCGGTGCATGGCCTCGGCCACCGCACCTTCCTTTTCCACTGCCTCCAGGCAGAACTCCGCGTCGCCCGGCTCagcgaagcggcggcacaccaTCTCACCCACCTTCGCGTTGCGCCGCGCCACGAGAAGCACCGGTATCGTCGCGATGCCCTCCTTCATGTCCACCAGCTTCGGCTTCCCCAGCATCTTCTCGTCGCCGGTGATGTCAAGGCAGTCGTCGAGGATCTGGAAGGCGATGCCAAGGTGCTTGCCAAAGTCGAAGGCCGTTTGCTCCAGTGCCTCATTGCCCGGgtccgccagcaccgccgtggaAGCGAGCGAGTTGGCGATGAGCGACGCCGTCTTGCAGAAACTCTTCTGCTCGTAGCGCGGGATGTCGAAGCAGCCGTCCATCTGAATAAGCTCACCAGCtgtcagctcctccagcgctgTCGTCATGAGAATGACGATGCGTGgcacctgcagcgtcgcAATGTAGAAGGACGCGCGGGCCAGCATGTAGTCACCGGCGAGCACCGCACGCTTCGCGTCGTAGACCTTGTGCAGTGCGGGGCGTCCGCGACGCGTGCCGGTGCTGTCGATGACGTCGTCGTGCACCAACGACGCTGTATGGATCAGCTCCGTCACCTCTGCCAGCCGTAAGAAGGGCAGGATCGTGCCCGGCGTCACCTCGTCCAGCGACCCGATCGGCTCCTCGAGGAGACGTGCACTCACGtcgagcggcagcatcgcatGCGCCATgagcaccaccagcgccggACGCATCAGTTTACCGCCGGCAGCCAGCACATACTTGCCGGCATGGTCCAGCACCTCGTTGTTCGTGTTGGTCACAAGCGACTGAATGTGCTCCTGGATGGCGGTGACCTCGCGGTTCACTAAGGCGAATGAGCGACCCTCCGCCGCGAGCGCCTTGCTGCCCTGCctctgcgcagcggcgcacagccGAGCCAGAGAACGCTGCAGCATTCGCgtgtctccctcttctttctttgcTTGGAGGTCCGAGCctcggtgcgcgtgcgtgtgcctatGTGTTGAGCACCACTCGGCTGTGAAGATTATGcgacagaaaaagaaacagcAGTTATAGCCAACTCAACAGCGgacgcaaacacacacatacacacacgtgtacgcggaaggagggagggagggcgacaGTGATGCTCGTGACGCTACCATCTAAGAAAAAATACCAGTAGGTAAGGAACAGTAAGACAGACAGAAGATGGACGCTGCCTTGACGACTGTTGGGCTTCTCCTGATGACGCTTACTGTCTtaatatatatgtatatacgtATAGGTGTTAGGCTGGAGTGAGTGTGACACTGTGAAGAAGGTGGAAGgaaagggggtggaggggagggggcggatgtgtgtatgtgtgtgtgtctgtgagcagaggtgctgcgtgATTGCTAgccgctttccttttttaTCCGGCCTGTGACTACTGTTGTTGGTGCGTATGCATgtatagagagagaaggtgtgtgtgtgtgtgtgtgggacgAGAGACACTGACCACACAGCAAGAGGCGCCGTATAGATGATGATAAgtcgacgcgcgcacagacacacagacacggaAGGTCCACACGATGAAGTAAATCGCCGATTACGTGCACCCAACGCAAACAACCATTTGAAAAAACAAggcaacaacgacaacagaAAGCTAAGGAGTGATGTACACGTATGCATGTATGGACGCCGTCACGGGAAGACGTATGGAGATGAGCGAAGAAAGGCCGGAAAGGACCGCACAGGTGGCaggaagggagaggtgggCAGAGTCAAgtgagaaggaaaaggggcaTGGCGTCGGCTACGCAGTGGTGGCCgtggagggaagaagagggaggaggggaggcggagggtaCGCCGTGGGCTGCGGAGAGCGCCATCACCGTATCCACAGACGGCgactcgctctctcctccgctcccGCAGTTGCGCCTTTTTTCAAAGGTCGAGCTGTCCACGCTCAGAGCGCgctcagcacacacacgcacacacgcacacacgcacacacgcacacacacgcacacgcacacacacacacacacacacgcacacgcacacacacacacacacacacgcacNNNNNNNNNNNNNNNNNNNNNNNNNNNNNNNNNNNNNNNNNNNNNNNNNNNNNNNNcgcacacacacacacacacgcacacgcacacacacacacacacacacacacgcacacacacgcacacacgcacacacacacgtacacacacacgtacacgcacacacacacacacacgcNNNNNNNNNNNNNNNNNNNNNNNNNNNNNNNNNNNNNNNNNNNNNNNNNNNNNNNNNNNNNNNNNNNNNNNNNNNNNNNNNNNNNNNNNNNNNNNNNNNcacacacacacacacacacgcacacgcacacacacacacacacacacgcacacgcacacacacacaccaagcTATACTTTGCGCACCTCCATTACCATCCACGCGGACACATCGATCAAGCTCTCGCCTGCGTGCGTCACAGACGTTGCTTCTTCTTGACGAACTTGTTGAGCTGgaagctgccgccgtcgtcgtcgtcatcgtcggcgACACTcgcctcgtcgtcttcgcgcAGACGAATGCcatcgtggtggtggtggtgctgctgctgttccacTTCGGCGAGTGCCTGCATCTCGCGCTGAATGCCCTCATTGCTGATTACCGCACTcgcgaagacgccgccgcgcacggcaGGCTTCCTGCTACCGCCtacggtgccgtcgccgtcgtcgtcgccgttgtcgcTGGGGACTTGTCGGCCGAGCCCCCCGAATGGCTCTTGCTTCTCCTTGgacgatggcgccgccgtgggGTCGGCCGGGGCCATAGCACCACTACCGCTCTTCGCGTATACAGAAGCTTCCTCTACGGATCTTAGTAGCTGCTCGTCCGCCTCGAGATCCTCCACGGTGATGTTCAGCCTCGTGGCGGCCCGCtcgcgcagtcgctgctgttgcttcGCCAGCTTCTCCTGCTCTCGCAGCTCGCGCTCCAGCCGGATTCGCTCCATCCGCTGCTCCCGTGTCTcccggcgctgcgcatgggCTGCAAGCTCGGCCGCCTtctgctcgagcagctgacgcgccttctccgcctccgctgcctccagCGCGGCTTGGcggcgctcttcttcctctgcctttgccctctccttctctgccaGCTCCGCGGCCACCTCCTTCGATgcctgctgcatcgccaccgccaggtCCATCACGGCGTCACCGATGCCGCCACCCGGATCCAGTCGGTCATCCTGCTGCTGGGCAAGACGCTGCTCCACCGGCACGATAAGCTTTTTACGATTCTGCCAGCTGCTCACGCAGAACGGGACCACCACCTTGCGGTTGTTGgccgaagcggcggcggcgccacctccaccagcgcTGTACTCCGAGACCGCCGCCAGCATCATTGACGAAGCCGACGTTCTCGCGGCGAGGTCGCcggatgcgctgccgccatcgcccgCCTGCTGCCCCTTgttgtcgttgctgctgcggccgccggagcgcagcagcagggcatCTGTGAAGAGGgacttttttttcg
The sequence above is drawn from the Leishmania donovani BPK282A1 complete genome, chromosome 15 genome and encodes:
- a CDS encoding solanesyl-diphosphate synthase, putative — its product is MLQRSLARLCAAAQRQGSKALAAEGRSFALVNREVTAIQEHIQSLVTNTNNEVLDHAGKYVLAAGGKLMRPALVVLMAHAMLPLDVSARLLEEPIGSLDEVTPGTILPFLRLAEVTELIHTASLVHDDVIDSTGTRRGRPALHKVYDAKRAVLAGDYMLARASFYIATLQVPRIVILMTTALEELTAGELIQMDGCFDIPRYEQKSFCKTASLIANSLASTAVLADPGNEALEQTAFDFGKHLGIAFQILDDCLDITGDEKMLGKPKLVDMKEGIATIPVLLVARRNAKVGEMVCRRFAEPGDAEFCLEAVEKEGAVAEAMHRADEHCRLGLESLHKLHHSPARDALESALSMVMNRKS